One segment of Streptomyces sp. TG1A-8 DNA contains the following:
- a CDS encoding cell wall-binding repeat-containing protein has protein sequence MGALASAPGAAADDAGPWPGTEGKILTDGPTLVDPATGTATQVGTHMGSYAAWAPDGSRIVSEWGPLASERPDGSSRFSLPWATGVRSSAEQKDIAFWWGGRYVVYSTGGQLVYGPSDASWAPKPLLPAAQEPSTVCDEDPTVSPNGLVAFSRRINYGCYDNDGVWVHDSSAKTVKRVLTDAAQPAFSPDGTKLAFVRNVGGGLSQLFTANADGTDVEQITTDGRGYANPSWSPTGTRIIVDVHTSGDSSDVHTTEYVDVATGATTTVPGTPEGSNPSWQPLRKNSAGRVWGSDVYASNIASSRWTWNTYGGTKDPGLMDAKAAVLINRDDSAYSLTAPALAAKKHGPVLGTTKSGLTTAVKNELKRTLKPGSNVYLIGGTSILTSTVSSQVTSLGFTPKRLSGTDRYATSVAVAKSVTSSPKYVFLATGTDYHSALAAASAAGADGTSSAGSVVLNNGNSLTSSVKSYLNSLNPNNSMIITVGSSAKYALTHTAFSNWPSTYSYYPITGSTNEATSVAVAKFWWTAPSTAALAYTNSWGGGVSAGAAMNVFGPVLWTAKDSLSSEVKSYLLRESASTNSVIAFGGTGSVAKAALDTAGAAISASASQFVYHPYYDGVVPTASQQSTYAARTNGGQPATVARTGPTGADPHLDSLKTVQHQ, from the coding sequence GTGGGTGCCCTGGCGAGCGCTCCGGGCGCCGCCGCGGACGACGCCGGGCCCTGGCCGGGCACCGAGGGCAAGATCCTCACCGACGGCCCGACGCTGGTCGATCCGGCCACCGGGACAGCCACCCAGGTGGGCACCCACATGGGGAGCTACGCGGCCTGGGCCCCGGACGGCAGCCGGATCGTCTCCGAATGGGGCCCGCTCGCCAGCGAGCGGCCTGACGGCAGCTCGCGCTTCAGCCTGCCCTGGGCGACGGGCGTGCGCTCCAGCGCCGAGCAGAAGGACATCGCCTTCTGGTGGGGCGGCCGGTACGTCGTCTACTCCACCGGCGGCCAGCTCGTCTACGGTCCCTCCGACGCCTCGTGGGCCCCCAAGCCCCTGCTGCCGGCCGCCCAGGAGCCGTCCACCGTCTGCGACGAGGACCCGACGGTCAGCCCGAACGGCCTGGTGGCCTTCTCCCGCCGCATCAACTACGGCTGCTACGACAACGACGGCGTCTGGGTCCACGACTCGTCCGCGAAAACGGTCAAGCGCGTCCTCACCGACGCCGCACAGCCCGCGTTCTCCCCGGACGGCACCAAGCTCGCCTTCGTCCGCAACGTCGGCGGCGGGCTCAGCCAGCTCTTCACCGCGAACGCCGACGGCACCGACGTCGAGCAGATCACCACCGACGGCCGCGGCTACGCGAACCCGTCCTGGTCGCCGACCGGCACCCGGATCATCGTCGACGTCCACACCTCCGGCGACAGCTCCGACGTGCACACCACGGAGTACGTCGACGTGGCCACCGGCGCGACGACCACGGTCCCCGGCACGCCGGAGGGCAGCAACCCGAGCTGGCAGCCGCTGCGCAAGAACTCCGCCGGCCGCGTCTGGGGCTCCGACGTCTACGCCAGCAACATCGCCTCCTCGCGCTGGACGTGGAACACCTACGGCGGCACCAAGGACCCGGGCCTGATGGACGCCAAGGCCGCCGTCCTGATCAACCGAGACGACTCGGCGTACTCGCTCACCGCGCCCGCCCTGGCCGCCAAGAAGCACGGCCCGGTCCTCGGCACCACCAAGAGTGGCCTGACGACCGCGGTGAAGAACGAGTTGAAGCGCACCCTGAAGCCGGGCTCGAACGTCTACCTCATCGGTGGCACGTCCATCCTGACCAGCACGGTCTCCTCGCAGGTCACGTCGCTCGGCTTCACCCCGAAGCGGCTGTCCGGCACCGACCGCTACGCCACCTCGGTCGCCGTCGCCAAGTCGGTGACGAGCAGCCCGAAGTACGTCTTTTTGGCCACCGGCACCGACTACCACTCGGCGCTCGCGGCTGCCTCCGCGGCCGGTGCCGACGGCACGAGCAGCGCGGGCAGCGTCGTGCTCAACAACGGCAACTCGCTGACCTCGTCGGTGAAGTCGTACCTGAACAGCCTGAACCCGAACAACTCCATGATCATCACGGTGGGTTCCTCGGCGAAGTACGCGCTGACGCACACGGCCTTTTCCAACTGGCCGTCGACGTACTCGTACTACCCGATCACGGGCTCGACGAACGAGGCCACCTCGGTCGCCGTCGCCAAGTTCTGGTGGACCGCGCCGAGCACGGCAGCGCTCGCCTACACCAACTCCTGGGGCGGCGGGGTCTCCGCGGGCGCGGCCATGAACGTCTTCGGCCCCGTCCTGTGGACCGCCAAGGACAGCCTTTCCAGCGAGGTCAAGAGCTACCTGCTGCGCGAGTCGGCGAGCACGAACTCGGTGATCGCGTTCGGCGGCACCGGTTCGGTCGCCAAGGCCGCGCTGGACACCGCGGGCGCCGCGATCAGCGCGAGCGCGAGCCAATTCGTGTACCACCCGTACTACGACGGCGTCGTCCCGACGGCCTCCCAGCAGAGCACCTACGCGGCCCGCACCAACGGCGGCCAGCCCGCCACGGTCGCCCGCACCGGCCCGACCGGCGCGGACCCCCACCTGGACTCGCTCAAGACGGTCCAGCACCAGTAG
- a CDS encoding transposase has translation MFDQVTARIAGRSGRVEPRAGARAYLLGLLSKAERKNCWQLAEQAGHVRAGPLQRLLRYARWDTDAVRDGLRADVVEHLGTDGGVPIVDETGFVNKGRASAGCSGGTPAPPGASRTPGSRSSSFGPRIHQRPGCCTGPPAPDVPAANYTPHDASGQAR, from the coding sequence ATGTTCGACCAGGTCACGGCCCGGATCGCGGGTCGGTCCGGCCGAGTTGAACCGAGGGCGGGTGCCCGCGCCTATCTGCTCGGGCTGCTGTCGAAGGCAGAACGGAAGAACTGCTGGCAGTTGGCCGAGCAGGCTGGTCACGTCCGGGCGGGGCCGCTGCAGCGGCTGCTGCGCTACGCCCGCTGGGACACCGATGCCGTCCGTGATGGCCTGCGCGCCGACGTCGTCGAACACCTCGGCACCGACGGCGGGGTGCCGATCGTGGACGAGACCGGCTTCGTGAACAAGGGCCGCGCCTCGGCGGGGTGCAGCGGCGGTACACCGGCACCGCCGGGCGCATCGAGAACGCCCGGGTCGCGGTCTTCCTCCTTCGGCCCCCGAATCCATCAGCGGCCAGGCTGCTGCACTGGTCCACCCGCCCCTGACGTGCCAGCAGCCAACTACACTCCCCACGATGCCTCTGGCCAGGCCAGATAG